The Poseidonibacter lekithochrous region CTAACACGAGCTGGAGTATCAATAAGACCTTCTCTGTTTGCGTCTTCTCCAATATATTCTAATACATTTTTTATAGAGTTTTCAAATTCCTCTTGAGTTACCATCTGATCTTTCCCTTTATGATTTAATCATATTGCCCATGTCCCAAATTGGCACAAATATTGCTAAAACGATCCATAAAATCAAGCCCATTAATAGGACTATAAATATAGGTTCTATGATTGATATTAAAAATTTTATTTTTTCTTCAAATCTATTCTTGTAAATTTCTTTTATTTCAACTATCGTGATATCTAAAGAATTAGATACTTCTGCTGTATTTATAAGATTTAATACTAAATCATCAAATATTAAAGCTTCACTAAAAGAATAATTAATAGTTTTACCATTTTCCAATAGATTCTCAATTAGCGTAATTCTATCTAAAAGGTATTTATTTTTTAGTAAAACCTTTGAGGAAATAAGAGCTTTATGAAACTCATAATTAGATTTATGCATAATATCCAAAACTAAAAAGAGTTTATAAGCTTGGGAAGAGAGATAAATATCTTTGAATAAATAGAGTTTTTTGACTATAAATTCATCAAAATAATATTGCATTTTTTCATTATTTTTATAATATACATATAATAAAACACTAAGAATAATTAAAAAAAGCAATATGAATAAAATGTAATTAGAATATATATCATGTACAAAAAATAAAACTTTTGTTGATAATGGAAGGGCTTCCATATTGCCACTAAATATTGATTTAAAATTAGGTATAACAAAATAAAAAATCATATTTAAAGATAAGAAGAAACTAATAAGCAAGGTAATTGGATAACTAATAGCTTTTTTAAAATCATTTTTTATTCTTGCATTTTCATGGAGCAAAATATTAAGTGCTTTAATATTTAGTTTTATATTTCCCCTACTTTGGCATAACTCTAAAAAAGAGAATACCATCTCATCTACTTCATATTTTTCTAAAGCTTTTGTTATGGGTTTTAGATTTGTAAAAGAGTTTTTTATATCTATTAAAAATTCTTTTATTATTTCATTTTTTCTATTTTTTATTAAAATATCTAAAGCTTCTGTAAATACTATATTTGATTGAACCATAATATTAAGTTCATAAAAAAGTAAATTTAAATCTTTATTTGAAATTTGTTTTTTCTTTGAAAAAATATTTATATTCTTTTTTATTGAAACTTCTTTGATATTCAAAATATTCAATGGTAAAGTTTCATTTTTTATATTCTCTGTATTTATTAATAAAGATTTCTTTTTATTATTTTCTTGATATGTGATTTTGTAAGTTTTAATCATTGATTAATTACTTTATAAACTTCTTCCATTGAAGTCTCAGCATTATTGACTTTTTTTATTCCATCATCAAATATTGTTTGAAAGTTTATTTCATTTAGATATTTTTTCATTGTATTTAAATCTTCTTTTCTAAAAATCATAGAAGATATATTTTCATCTACTTTAAGAGTTTCAGCAATACAGGTTCTATCATAATATTTTGTATAGTTACACTTTTGACAACCTTTAGAATCGCAGTATTTACAAAAACTCAAAACTAATCTTTGAGAGATTATTAGTTTTAATGTAGAAGAAACTAAAAAAGGATCTGCATCTAAATCAAACAGTCTAGTAATTGTTTCAATACTACTATTAGCATGAATACTTGCTAATACTAAATGTCCAGTTAAAGAGGCCTGTAGTGCAATATCTAAAGAGAACTTATCACGTATTTCTCCTATGAAGATAATATCAGGATCTTGTCTCAAAATATTTTTTAGAATTAACTCAAAATTTAAACCTATTTTATTATTCACTTGTATTTGTGATATAGATTCTATTTTATACTCAATGGGGTCTTCAACTGTAATAACTTTCTTTTCATTTGATTTTAATTCTTTTAACATTGAATATAAAGTAGTTGTTTTACCTGAACCAGTGGGACCAGTAATTAGTATTAAACCTTGGGTTAATTTCAATGAGCTTACAATCTCTTTATATATAGAAGAAGATAATCCAAGAGAATCTAAAGACTTACTAACATTTTTATTATCAAGTATTCTAATTACAATAGATTCAGCTTCTAAAGTAGGCATTGTTGATAATCTAAAATCATAGTTTTTATTTTTTACTATTAGTGAGAACCTACTATCCATTGGTAATCTAAACTGAGTAATATCTAAGTTTGATAATAGTTTTAAATAAGACGATAGAATTTTAAAGAGTTTAATATCAAAGGTAAAAAATGTATTTAATCTTCCATCTATACGAAAACGAAATAGTATAGACTCAGAATATTGTTCAAAGTGAATATCACTAGCTCTAAGCTCAATAGAGAAGCTTAATAATGTATAAATGAACTCTTGTACAA contains the following coding sequences:
- a CDS encoding type II secretion system F family protein; this encodes MIKTYKITYQENNKKKSLLINTENIKNETLPLNILNIKEVSIKKNINIFSKKKQISNKDLNLLFYELNIMVQSNIVFTEALDILIKNRKNEIIKEFLIDIKNSFTNLKPITKALEKYEVDEMVFSFLELCQSRGNIKLNIKALNILLHENARIKNDFKKAISYPITLLISFFLSLNMIFYFVIPNFKSIFSGNMEALPLSTKVLFFVHDIYSNYILFILLFLIILSVLLYVYYKNNEKMQYYFDEFIVKKLYLFKDIYLSSQAYKLFLVLDIMHKSNYEFHKALISSKVLLKNKYLLDRITLIENLLENGKTINYSFSEALIFDDLVLNLINTAEVSNSLDITIVEIKEIYKNRFEEKIKFLISIIEPIFIVLLMGLILWIVLAIFVPIWDMGNMIKS
- a CDS encoding GspE/PulE family protein, with product MTNIRNTKIDYSLFDIEEKEYFENSLVLPYFEDDISIHFIVCKESKLLDIKSRIKKLVKFKEVKKEDLQFLLSHINEKIELFNLANKAICFNASSDKFVQEFIYTLLSFSIELRASDIHFEQYSESILFRFRIDGRLNTFFTFDIKLFKILSSYLKLLSNLDITQFRLPMDSRFSLIVKNKNYDFRLSTMPTLEAESIVIRILDNKNVSKSLDSLGLSSSIYKEIVSSLKLTQGLILITGPTGSGKTTTLYSMLKELKSNEKKVITVEDPIEYKIESISQIQVNNKIGLNFELILKNILRQDPDIIFIGEIRDKFSLDIALQASLTGHLVLASIHANSSIETITRLFDLDADPFLVSSTLKLIISQRLVLSFCKYCDSKGCQKCNYTKYYDRTCIAETLKVDENISSMIFRKEDLNTMKKYLNEINFQTIFDDGIKKVNNAETSMEEVYKVINQ